The genomic window GAACCTGCGCCCGTCGAAGAACTACCGCAAGTGCGTCTCCCTCATGACCGGTGAGTTCTCCGTCATCATGGGTTGCGACGACGTGATGCTGCCGAACTACGTCCGTCGCGTGCGCGAGCTCATCGCCGACCACCCCGACGCCTCGATCATCCAGCCCGGCGTGTCCGTCATCGACGAGCACGGCACGCCGTCCAGTCCGCTCGCCGATCGGATCAAGGCGAAGTACCGGTTCTCCGGGACAGGGGCTCGCGAATACCGGGGTGAGCAGCTCGCCACGAGCCTGCTCCGCGGCAACTGGACCTACTTCCCGTCGCTCGTCTGGCGGGTCGAGGCGCTCCGCAAGCACCAGTTCCGGCTCGACCTCGACGTCGTGCAGGACCTCGCGATGCTCCTCGAGATCACGAAAGACGGTGGAAGCCTCGTCCTCGACGACGAGATCTGCTTCGCCTACCGCAGGCACTCCCAGAGCGTGTCCGCGGTCACCGGGCCGGACGGATCGAAGTTCCGGCAGGAGCGGACGCTGTTCGCCGAGGCGCGACGTGATCTCACGGCGATGGGGTGGAACCGCGCGGCACGAGCCGCCGCGAACCATTGGACCTCGCGTGCCAACGCGCTCAGCGAGCTGCCTGCAGCATTGCGGTCCCGCAACGCCGCAGGGCGTCGTGCCCTGCTCGAGCACGTGTTCGCCAGGGTCTGACCACCCCGCCTCCCAAGCGCTCCGCCCTCCGATTGCTAGGATTCCGCACATGACGACCTCCCTCGCCGGCACCCTCATCGTCATGCCAGCACTCAACGAAGAAGCATCCGTGGCTGCGGTCGTCCGCGAGGTCCACGAGAAGCTGCCCGGTGTGGCGGTGCTCGTCGTCAACGACGGCTCGACCGATGCGACCACCACCGAGGCGCGTGCAGCCGGAGCGATCGTCGCCGAGCTGCCGTTCAACCTCGGGGTCGGCGGCGCGATGCGTGCAGGATTCAAGTACGCGCTCGCCCACGGCTACCGCAACGTCGTGCAGGTCGATTCGGACGGCCAGCACGACCCCGCCGGTGTCATCCGGCTCGTCGAAGAGCTGCAGTCCGCCGACCTCGTACTCGGCGCACGCTTCGCGGGCGAGGGCGATTACGAGGTCCGAGGTCCCCGGAGGTGGGCGATGGTCGTGCTGTCCGGCGTCCTGAGCGGCGTCGCGAGGACGAAGCTCACCGACACGACCAGCGGATTCCGTGCCACGGGTCCTCGCGCGGTGCGCCTCTTCGCCGAGCACTACCCGGCCGAGTACCTCGGTGACACCATCGAATCGCTCGTCATCGCCGCGCGCGCCGGCTGCGTCATCCGTCAGGTGCCTGTTGCGATGCGTCCACGCGCCGGCGGTACTCCTTCGCACAATCCGTTCAAGGCTGCCCGCTACCTCGCCCGGGCCGGCCTCGCGCTCGTCTTCGCGCTGATCCGACCACCCGTCGCGCTCCACGAAGGGGTGGTGACGGCGTGATCCCCATCGGCACCTACATCCTCGGCATCGTCGCGGCCCTGTTCACACTCGGCCTCGTCGTCGAGATGCTCCGCCGGCGCCAGCTCCGCGAGCGCCACGCGATCTGGTGGCTGATCGCCGGCCTGCTGGCACTCGTCATCGGCGTCTTCCCGCAGGTCCTCGTCTGGGCCGCCGGGGTGATCGGCGTCGAGATCCCGACGAACCTGGTGTTCTTCGTCAGCATCCTCATCCTCTTCCTCGTGAGCATCCAGCACAGCTCGGAACTCACGACACTCGAGAACCGCAGTCGCACCCTCGCCGAAGAGGTCGCGCTGCAGGACCTCCGCATCCGCACACTGGAGCAGCGGCTGGCCGACACACGTCGAGGCGACCGCTCCTCCTGAGGCCGACGGCTCAGGCCGTCGGCGGCACCGGCGGGGCGTCCGCTCCGGCGACATCCGCTCTCGGCTGACGGAACAGCGCTGCGCTCTGCAGCAGCAGCCCCGCGATCGGGCCGACGGTCAACGCCAGGATCGTCCGCTCATGCAGGCCGAGGGGAAGGAGCAGCATCGCAACCGTCACGACGGCGGCGAGGATCCAGCCGCCCGCGAACGCTCCGTGCTGCGCGCGGGACAGGGTGGCGGCACCGGTCACGCAGAGCACTCCGACGAGGCCGGCGGTCGCGACGAGCAGGCCGATCGTGCCGCCCGCGAGGACGTCGGAACGTCCGAAGAGGACCGAGAGCGCCCAGGGGCCGAGCCACCAGGCGAGGAGCGCGAGGAGTCCTGCACCGACGAGGACCAGCGCGGAGAGTCTGGCGGCCCAGCCGAGGACCGCGTCGGCATGGGATCGGAACACCACCACGAGATAGCTCTGCAGCGCCAGGACGACGATGACGATCGGTGCGCGGGTGAGGGTGATCGCGTACGTCAGCGAGCCGAACGCGTCCGGCGACACGGTGTCGCCCGTGGCCTGGATCATCAGCGGAAGGCCACTGACCATGACGCCGGTCGCCGCGGCCGCGACGACGGTCCGCAGCACGTTCCAGCTGAGTTCCCGCGGACCGACGTCGACGGCGAACCGTCCGACGACCCCGCTGCGGATGAACAGCCAGAGGACGACCGGAGTGACGGCGAACGGCACGGCGACGCCCCAGGCGAGGACGGCGGTGTCGGTGGTGACCAGGAGCAGGCCGCCGACGAGGGCGAACCGGAGGACACCGTCGATGACGGTCATCGCCGCCGCTGCGGCCCAGAACGACAACCCGTACAGCACGCCCGAGACGGCAGCCACCACCAGGTAGGCGGAGACGCCGAGGATGAGCGGTGGCACGAGCGCCCAACCCTCGTCCGGGAACACCGCGCCGACCCAGATCCAGGCCGAACCGGCGAGGACCGCCGCCACCCCGACCACCGCCACGAGGGTGAAGTTCCGCACCACCGGGGCGCGTCGGGCCTCGCCGGGCGCCGCCCCGGATCGTTCGACGGGGTGCGTCGCGCGGGCGATCTCCTGCTGTGCACCCGACAACGCGCTGACGAGCAGGTAGAGCGCCGACCAGAAGACCGCGAACGAGGCGTAGGCGGCTGTCCCGAGCGCCACCCCGGTGACGATCTGGAGCAGGTACCCCGCTCCCCCGCCGATGGCGGTGGCCAGCAGGATCAGGACGGCGCCGTTGGGCCCACGACGCACGACCTCGGGAGGCACGTCGCTATTCCTGGACGTCGGCACCACGCTGGGCGGCGATCCACTCCTGCAGTGCGGCGACGCCTCGGGTGACGTCCCAGGCGGGGGCCCAGTCGAGACCGGCGAGCGAGTCCTCGATGCTGCACTCGGCGTGCCGGACGTCGCCGTCGCGGTACATGCCGTTGACCACCGGCGCCGGAGCGTCGTGGTATGCGGCGATCGCCTGGGCGAGTTCGAGGATGGTGGTGCCGACACCGGACCCGATGTCGAATCGTGACACGTCCGCCGAGGGCCCGGCCGTGATCACGGCTCGGAAGGACTCGGCGATGTCGTCGATGTACACGAAGTCACGGACGATCCGACCGTCTTCGTAGACCTGGATGGTGCCGCCGTCCATGGCGAGCTGGGAGAACAGGGACACGATGCCCGTGTAGGAGTTGATGAGCGACTGGCCAGGACCGTACACGTTCTGCAGTCGTAGGATCGTCAGCTTCGCGTCGTGGGCGGCCGACCAGGCGGACAGGATGTGCTCCTGCGCAAGCTTGGTCGCTCCGTAGACGCTCGTGGGTGCCGGCATCGTCACGGCGGCTCGGCTCGGCAACGGCTTCGCCGCCGGGAAGTCCCAATCGCCCCGCTCGAACTGGGCGTGCGAACGCTGTCCCGGCTCGAAGACGGTGCCGTCCTCCCGCTGCCACTGGCCCTCGCCGTAGACGGCGCGACTCGACGAGAGGACGAAGTGCGCGGGCACCTGACCGGCACGCCCCAGGGCGTCCAGCATCTCCGTCGTGCCGACCACGTTCGCCTCGGCGTGACTCGTGGCGGCATGGAGGGACTGCGCGGTCCCCGTCTCAGCGGCCAGGTGCACGATGACGTCGGGCCGGACATCGGCGAGGAGCGCGTCCCACGCCGCGGCGTCGGTGACGTCGCCGACGACGAGTTCAGCCGCCTCGTGGAGGTCTGCCGGGCGCTCCGCGCTCGGGTGCACCTGCGGGTGCAGCTTGTCGATGACGACCCAGCGCTCCGCGGTCGCAGCCAGCTTGTGCGAGAGGGCGCAACCGATGAAGCCGGCGCCTCCCGTCACGAGTACGGTCCCGAGGGTTGATGCAGTCACGAAGCGGTGTCCTTAGCTGTAGGCGAGTCGACATTCGATGGTACTGGACGGCCGGACGAGGGCCCGACGGCGTCTGATCCCCGTCGTGGTGCGAGCCAATCGAGCCCGCGTCCCGGTCCCCGGTCCTTCAGCCCCATGGCCCGCTTCTCGATCCCGTGCCAACTCAGCCATGCGCATGCCGCGGTGACGAGGATCGTCAAGCCGACCCAGGGCCAATACCCCAGGAGGTGCCAGCCGAGGAAGGCGGTGAACTGCTGGACGAGGAAGCCGTACACGTACATCCCGTAGGAGTAGTCGTTCTTGGCACCGATCCACCGGATGCGCTTCGGAAGACGCGCGGCGAGCCACAGGACGAAGTAGGCGAACGCGGGATAGCCGAGCTGCACCCACCCGCCCACCAGCAGCGTGACGACGACGACGAGCCCGGCGCCGACACCGAGCAGGTCGTTGAGTGGCACCTTTCGCGAGTACACCGCCAGCGATGCGCCGATGAGGAAGACGAGCGTCAGCTTGATCTTGTTGGGGTCGGCCAGCGTCGGGGCGACCATCCCGACCACCTGCGGCGCCACGCTGAACACGATCGACAGAATCCAGAACACACCGGCCAGTGCCGGCACGACCCACTTCGCGTGTCGGAGGACCCCGAGCACGAGGAAGGCTGCGACCAGCAGATAGCACCCCCACTCGAGTGCGAGCGTCCACAGCGATCCGTTGAAGACGCTGTATCCGACGGTCTCGCCGTACGGGGTGGTCGTGGCGAAGATGTCGTAGACACCCCATTGGCGGATCGTCAGGTCGGCGTTCTGGAAGACGTACATGATCGGACCTGAACCGAGGTACTCGCGCAGGCCATGACCCGACATCCGCCAGGCGATCGGGCCGACGACGAACGCACCGACGCAGAGGACCGCCCAGAACGCCGGCAAGATCCGGAGGGCGCGCCGCCACAGGAACTGCAGGATGTCCGATGAGGCGCCGCTCTTCGCGATGAGGTACCCGCTGATGGCGAAGAAGCCGACGACGGCGAATCCGCCGATCGTCTCCTGCCCCCGGGTCCACCCCTTCGACGGGTCCTCACCCCAGCCACCGGTCGGGAAGGCGTGCGAGAAGATGACCGCGGACGCGAGGACGAGCCGGAGGACGCCGAGCGCGTTGCGATGACCGGCGAGCCCGTCGCTCAGGGAGGTTCGTGACCCGGGACGCCGAGGAGGGCGGACCGGCTGATCGAACGGTACGTTCGTCGTCGACGTCATGCGGTCCGATCGGTTCTGCGGAAGGGTGGCCCCAGAATACCCCGCGACGGTCGGCCCAACCGGACTTCCACGCCCGCGCCAGTAGACTGACCGGCGAACGAACGGCGGCGACGCCCAGGATTCCGATTGGACCATTTCGCGCATGGCAGTTCTCGCTCCCACAGTCCTCCCGACGCGATGGGAACGACGGAGGTGGCTGACGTTCCTCGTGTCCTTCGTAGCCCTGCTGCTCCCGATGTCGCTCTGGGCGCTCGCCTCCCCCATCGGTTCCGTCCCGGACGAACCCTCGCACGCCATCCGGGCCGCCGCGGTGGCCCGAGGAGAGATCACCGCCGTCCCGTGGCCGAAGAATCCGACGCTCGCCGAGGCGACGGTGCCGGAGAACATCGCCAACGCCCACGACCTGTTGTGCTTCGCATTCGATGCGGAGGTGACGGCGGACTGTCAGACACCGCTCCGCAACACCGACGAGACGCTCGTCCAGACCGGCTCGTCAGCCGGACTCAACAGTCCCGCGTTCTACGCGCTCGTGGGCTGGCCGTCCCTGTACCTCGACGGGGACGCGGCGTTCTACGGCATGCGGCTGATGAGCGCGCTGTTCTGCGCGGCCGCGCTCGCCGTCATGTTCATGCAGCTGACCCTGCTCCCGCGGTTCCGGTGGGCGATCGTCGCTGCGGTGGTCGGCATCACGCCCATGGTCCTGTATCTGGCGGGCTCCATCAATCCGAACGGTCTCGAGGTGGCATCGGCGGGGGCGCTCTTCGCCACCCTGCTCACGACCTTCAGGAGTTCGCTCCGAGGGAGGCGCCTGGTGGAGCAGGCCGGACTCGCCATGGTCGCCGCGTCCGCGCTCGTCACCACCAGGAGCATCTCGCTCCTCTGGCTGCTGGTGATCGCCGTCGTGGCCATGCTCCTGGGGCGGCGGGAGCAGATCCTGCGCGTCCTCCGCTCCCCGACCGCTTGGGCACTCATCGCCGGCATCGGCGTGGTCAGCGCCCTGACGGCCCTGTGGTACCTCAATCCCCCGGATCTCGGAGCGCCGACGCCGGTGAGCGCGGTGAGTCCGATCAGCCTCCTGTTCGTCTTCTTCTTCACCGAACTGCAGACGTTCGACTTCATGTTCGGCATGATCGGGTTCTTCGGCTGGGTCGACACGAGTTCGCCGTCGTTGACGCTCGCAGCGTGGACGACCGGCATCGTCCTGATCCTCGCGGTCGCCTTCCTCTGGGGGAAGCGCAGCACGAAGTGGGCGCTGTGGGTGTTCCTCGTGGTGACCGTCCTCATCCCCGGGTTCACCCAGTTGGGTGTCTATGCGCAGTACGGCTACATCTGGCAGGGCCGGTACACGCTGGCGATGCTGCTCTGCCTCCTCATCGTGGCCGGAGTCGCTCTGGACGATGCCGGCCTCGGTGCCGACGGTCGGGTCAGACACTTCGTCACGGGTGGCTACGCGTTCCTGTTCATCGGCCATCTGCTGGCCTTCGTGATGGTCCTCCGGCGCTACATCGTCGGTGCCAACGGCAGCCTCTCCGAGATGTTCTTCAACGACGGCTGGGAGCCGCCCTTCGGCTGGAAGTCGCTCGCGCTCATCTACGCGATCGGTTCGGTCCTCACCGTCGTCCTGCTGCGGCGGTTGTTCCTCCGCTCCGAGGGGGCGGACATCACTCGCGACGACGTCCTGATCACTCCGGCCGAGCGGCAGGAGACGGCTGAGATCGAGCGACTCGACCACGCCGACCGACAGCATGCCACCTCCTCACCCGTCGGCCGGCGCCGCTGACCTCACGGATCAGCTGGCCCCCTCACTGCGGGATCGTCAGCACCGAGCAGTAACAGATCATGGCGACGATCGCGCCCGGTACCCGGAGCGCTCGCCGCTCGGCGAACAACAGTCCGGCGCAGGCGAGCGCGATGGGGAGGAGCGACAGGCCGTACCTGGGCACCAGCGCGATGTACTGTCCCGTGAGGATCGCGGAGACCACCGCCAGCACGGGCGCCGAGACCGTTGCGACGAGCAGCGTCGACACGGCGAGGTTGCTCTCCCTCGTGAATCCGCTCGACGATCCCCACAGTCCGATGACACCGCCTGCCACCAGAAGGGTCAGCACCCCCACCGGGATGATCGCCCCTCCGCCGGTCGACGCCGGGTCGAGCGCGCCCTCGGCGAGGTCCGGCAGGAATCGGAAGAGCTCCTGGGCGAGCGCGGCCGGCGTGAAGCTCGCCGACGCCACGAGTGCGCCGGCGTCTCCGACGGCGATCGACGACCGCACGACCATCCAGAGTGCCTGTGCGATGACAGCTGCGAGGACTCCGCCGACGGTGATCAGGACCAGACGATCCGTCAGGACCGCCCTGACCGCTCGTGTCCGGTGCCGTACGGCACTGAACCGTTGCAGCAGGAAGAACACCGCGACGGCCGCGAACGGGAGGAGGAGCTGGAGCTTCAACACCGCCGCCACGACGGCGGCGGCGGCGAGCCACCAAACGGCTCGTCGGTGCTGATCGGTCCGGAGGGCGAGCAGCAGGGCGACCGCACCGGCTGCCATCGCCGGCGCATCCGTGCTGATGAAGGTGTTCGACCAGAAGGCGGCTGAGGAGCCGACCATCATCAGTGACAGCGACGCACTGAGCATGATCGGGATGCGGAGACGCCGCAACGCGAAGAACAGCGCCACGGCGGCGAGGGCCAACCAGAACATCCCGGTGAGTCGGGCGGCGCTGACGAAATCGACACCTGCGAACAGGAAGGGCTGGGCGAGCACCCTCGTCACCGCGAAGTAGGCCGGTGTGTAGATGTCGGCACTCGTGGTGCCGCGGTTCGGGAAGCTGTTCGGGTCGGCGATGGCCTCGGGCGTACAGTGCGACTCCGGCCACCCGCCGACGTTGCGGACGTTGTGGCACGCCAGGTACTCCCGCGCGAACTCGCCGACGCCCTCGCCCGTTCTGACGACACCCTGTGACGACACCTTGGCCACGTAGTCGATGTACATGTACTCGTCG from Plantibacter flavus includes these protein-coding regions:
- a CDS encoding glycosyltransferase family 2 protein — its product is MTLDIMMPFYGRFDHFQAAVESVLAQSDPDWTLTIVDDVYPDLAPGEWAVALGDPRITYLRNEVNLRPSKNYRKCVSLMTGEFSVIMGCDDVMLPNYVRRVRELIADHPDASIIQPGVSVIDEHGTPSSPLADRIKAKYRFSGTGAREYRGEQLATSLLRGNWTYFPSLVWRVEALRKHQFRLDLDVVQDLAMLLEITKDGGSLVLDDEICFAYRRHSQSVSAVTGPDGSKFRQERTLFAEARRDLTAMGWNRAARAAANHWTSRANALSELPAALRSRNAAGRRALLEHVFARV
- a CDS encoding acyltransferase family protein, coding for MTSTTNVPFDQPVRPPRRPGSRTSLSDGLAGHRNALGVLRLVLASAVIFSHAFPTGGWGEDPSKGWTRGQETIGGFAVVGFFAISGYLIAKSGASSDILQFLWRRALRILPAFWAVLCVGAFVVGPIAWRMSGHGLREYLGSGPIMYVFQNADLTIRQWGVYDIFATTTPYGETVGYSVFNGSLWTLALEWGCYLLVAAFLVLGVLRHAKWVVPALAGVFWILSIVFSVAPQVVGMVAPTLADPNKIKLTLVFLIGASLAVYSRKVPLNDLLGVGAGLVVVVTLLVGGWVQLGYPAFAYFVLWLAARLPKRIRWIGAKNDYSYGMYVYGFLVQQFTAFLGWHLLGYWPWVGLTILVTAACAWLSWHGIEKRAMGLKDRGPGRGLDWLAPRRGSDAVGPSSGRPVPSNVDSPTAKDTAS
- a CDS encoding DUF2304 domain-containing protein encodes the protein MIPIGTYILGIVAALFTLGLVVEMLRRRQLRERHAIWWLIAGLLALVIGVFPQVLVWAAGVIGVEIPTNLVFFVSILILFLVSIQHSSELTTLENRSRTLAEEVALQDLRIRTLEQRLADTRRGDRSS
- a CDS encoding NAD-dependent epimerase/dehydratase family protein is translated as MTASTLGTVLVTGGAGFIGCALSHKLAATAERWVVIDKLHPQVHPSAERPADLHEAAELVVGDVTDAAAWDALLADVRPDVIVHLAAETGTAQSLHAATSHAEANVVGTTEMLDALGRAGQVPAHFVLSSSRAVYGEGQWQREDGTVFEPGQRSHAQFERGDWDFPAAKPLPSRAAVTMPAPTSVYGATKLAQEHILSAWSAAHDAKLTILRLQNVYGPGQSLINSYTGIVSLFSQLAMDGGTIQVYEDGRIVRDFVYIDDIAESFRAVITAGPSADVSRFDIGSGVGTTILELAQAIAAYHDAPAPVVNGMYRDGDVRHAECSIEDSLAGLDWAPAWDVTRGVAALQEWIAAQRGADVQE
- a CDS encoding DUF2142 domain-containing protein, with product MAVLAPTVLPTRWERRRWLTFLVSFVALLLPMSLWALASPIGSVPDEPSHAIRAAAVARGEITAVPWPKNPTLAEATVPENIANAHDLLCFAFDAEVTADCQTPLRNTDETLVQTGSSAGLNSPAFYALVGWPSLYLDGDAAFYGMRLMSALFCAAALAVMFMQLTLLPRFRWAIVAAVVGITPMVLYLAGSINPNGLEVASAGALFATLLTTFRSSLRGRRLVEQAGLAMVAASALVTTRSISLLWLLVIAVVAMLLGRREQILRVLRSPTAWALIAGIGVVSALTALWYLNPPDLGAPTPVSAVSPISLLFVFFFTELQTFDFMFGMIGFFGWVDTSSPSLTLAAWTTGIVLILAVAFLWGKRSTKWALWVFLVVTVLIPGFTQLGVYAQYGYIWQGRYTLAMLLCLLIVAGVALDDAGLGADGRVRHFVTGGYAFLFIGHLLAFVMVLRRYIVGANGSLSEMFFNDGWEPPFGWKSLALIYAIGSVLTVVLLRRLFLRSEGADITRDDVLITPAERQETAEIERLDHADRQHATSSPVGRRR
- a CDS encoding glycosyltransferase family 2 protein, which encodes MTTSLAGTLIVMPALNEEASVAAVVREVHEKLPGVAVLVVNDGSTDATTTEARAAGAIVAELPFNLGVGGAMRAGFKYALAHGYRNVVQVDSDGQHDPAGVIRLVEELQSADLVLGARFAGEGDYEVRGPRRWAMVVLSGVLSGVARTKLTDTTSGFRATGPRAVRLFAEHYPAEYLGDTIESLVIAARAGCVIRQVPVAMRPRAGGTPSHNPFKAARYLARAGLALVFALIRPPVALHEGVVTA